A single genomic interval of Psychroserpens sp. NJDZ02 harbors:
- a CDS encoding Glu/Leu/Phe/Val family dehydrogenase, with the protein MVSELINTNQLSKADPVFGQLSFDNHEQVVFCNDKDTGLKAIIGIHNTVLGPALGGTRMWQYANEWEALNDVLRLSRGMTFKSAITGLNLGGGKAVIIGDAKTQKTPELMKRFGEFVHSLSGRYITAEDVGMETADMDLVREVTPYVTGISEDKGGAGNPSPITAYGVFMGMKAAAKYKFGSDVLEDKTVIVQGIGHVGESLVEHLTNDGAKVIIDDINEERLEAISKKYGASIYKGSNVYAEDVDIYAPCALGATINDTTINSIRAKVIAGAANNQLADEIKHGRLLQEKGIVYAPDFLINAGGIINVYAELENYGKQEIMRKTENIYNTTLEILSNAGTNDITTHQAALNIALSRIEARKKENQQ; encoded by the coding sequence ATGGTTTCAGAATTAATTAACACTAATCAATTATCAAAAGCAGATCCTGTTTTTGGACAATTATCTTTCGATAATCACGAACAGGTCGTTTTTTGCAACGACAAAGATACAGGATTAAAAGCAATAATTGGAATTCATAACACAGTTTTAGGACCTGCATTAGGAGGTACTAGAATGTGGCAATATGCTAACGAATGGGAAGCATTAAATGACGTACTACGTTTGTCTAGAGGGATGACCTTTAAGTCTGCTATAACAGGTTTAAACCTTGGAGGAGGTAAAGCTGTTATAATAGGAGATGCAAAAACACAAAAAACGCCAGAATTAATGAAGCGTTTTGGAGAGTTTGTGCATAGTTTAAGTGGACGATATATTACGGCAGAAGATGTTGGTATGGAAACTGCCGATATGGATTTAGTTAGAGAGGTAACACCTTACGTTACAGGTATCTCTGAAGATAAAGGTGGGGCAGGTAATCCATCTCCAATTACGGCTTATGGCGTTTTTATGGGAATGAAAGCTGCTGCTAAATATAAATTTGGTTCAGATGTTTTAGAAGATAAAACAGTGATAGTACAAGGTATTGGGCATGTTGGTGAGTCTTTAGTAGAGCATTTAACCAATGATGGTGCTAAAGTTATTATTGATGATATTAATGAAGAACGTCTTGAGGCTATCAGTAAAAAATATGGAGCTTCTATATATAAAGGAAGTAATGTATATGCAGAGGATGTAGATATTTATGCGCCTTGTGCTTTAGGAGCAACAATAAATGATACTACAATTAATTCTATTCGCGCTAAGGTGATTGCAGGAGCAGCAAACAACCAATTAGCAGATGAGATTAAACATGGTCGTTTATTACAAGAAAAAGGAATTGTTTATGCACCAGATTTTTTAATTAATGCTGGTGGAATTATAAATGTTTATGCAGAGCTTGAAAACTACGGTAAACAGGAGATAATGAGAAAGACAGAAAACATCTACAATACCACGTTAGAAATTTTAAGTAATGCTGGAACTAATGATATTACAACGCATCAAGCGGCTTTAAATATAGCTTTAAGCAGAATTGAGGCTAGAAAAAAAGAAAATCAGCAATAG
- a CDS encoding DUF1573 domain-containing protein has protein sequence MKKVLILLSAVCLMSLTACKQDAAAKIDPSNISAAAERDAQSGKLPVITFDKKDHDFGQIVSGTPQETVFSYTNTGEAPLVITDIKSTCGCTVPKDWSKEPLAVGASDKFTVKFNGKGANKTSKVINITANTATGKESVKISAFITPDPNAPVKGANTNLGPVTK, from the coding sequence ATGAAAAAAGTATTGATTCTATTAAGTGCCGTATGCTTAATGAGCTTAACGGCATGTAAGCAAGATGCAGCAGCAAAAATTGACCCAAGTAACATAAGTGCAGCAGCAGAAAGAGATGCTCAATCTGGAAAATTACCAGTAATCACTTTTGATAAAAAAGATCATGATTTTGGACAAATTGTATCAGGAACACCTCAAGAAACAGTGTTTTCTTACACAAATACAGGTGAAGCACCATTAGTGATTACAGATATTAAAAGTACTTGTGGATGTACAGTACCAAAAGATTGGTCTAAAGAACCATTAGCAGTAGGAGCATCTGATAAATTTACAGTTAAATTTAACGGTAAAGGCGCTAACAAAACATCTAAAGTGATTAATATTACTGCTAACACAGCAACAGGAAAAGAATCTGTTAAGATTTCTGCATTTATTACTCCTGACCCTAATGCACCAGTTAAAGGGGCAAATACTAACTTAGGACCAGTTACTAAATAA
- the nusB gene encoding transcription antitermination factor NusB, with protein MQVLYAFNGTESDDFSKDQKFLLYSIDNMYSLYLMLLSLMVEVNKRSKNQLETIQKKHLATQEEKNPNKKLINNQVLQLIANNEALKIAFANNNINNWQLDNEYVDIIYKAIIASDLYKEYMQTKTSTFKEDRDFIVDVFKEIIAPNEKLYDYIEDKNLTWLDDLPTVNTAILKLLRKIKESSDERFLTPKLYKDIEDKEYAIKLFKKTLLNQSKLSEEITAKTKNWDTERIASIDLVLLKMAICELKEFPSIPTKVTINEYLEIAKEYSTPKSSIFINGILDKLLKEYQADGKLNKVGRGLM; from the coding sequence ATGCAAGTATTATATGCATTTAATGGTACAGAAAGTGATGATTTTTCAAAAGATCAAAAATTTTTATTATACAGTATAGATAACATGTATAGTTTGTATCTGATGTTACTATCTTTAATGGTAGAGGTGAACAAAAGATCCAAAAATCAGTTAGAAACCATTCAGAAAAAGCATTTAGCGACTCAGGAAGAAAAAAATCCAAACAAAAAACTTATAAATAATCAGGTATTACAACTTATTGCCAACAACGAAGCTTTAAAAATAGCTTTTGCTAATAACAATATTAATAATTGGCAGTTAGATAACGAGTATGTAGATATTATTTACAAAGCTATTATAGCTAGTGATTTGTATAAAGAATATATGCAAACTAAAACGTCTACCTTTAAAGAAGATCGCGATTTTATAGTTGATGTTTTTAAAGAAATTATTGCTCCAAACGAAAAGCTTTACGATTATATTGAAGATAAAAACTTAACTTGGTTAGATGATCTTCCAACAGTTAATACAGCGATCTTAAAGTTACTACGTAAAATTAAAGAGTCTTCTGACGAGCGTTTTTTAACACCTAAGTTATATAAGGATATCGAAGACAAAGAATATGCGATTAAATTGTTTAAAAAAACGTTGTTAAATCAATCTAAATTAAGCGAAGAAATCACAGCTAAAACTAAAAATTGGGATACGGAGCGTATTGCAAGTATAGATTTAGTATTATTAAAAATGGCTATTTGCGAACTTAAAGAATTTCCGTCTATACCAACTAAAGTAACTATAAACGAATATTTAGAAATTGCTAAAGAATACTCGACACCAAAAAGTAGTATTTTTATAAACGGTATACTAGACAAATTGTTAAAAGAGTATCAAGCAGATGGAAAATTAAATAAAGTGGGAAGAGGATTGATGTAG